CCGATCTCGGCCAAGGCCGCATCCAGACCGGCGCGCGTGCGCCCAGCCAATGAAGGCCGCATAACAGGTACGGCCGCCGGAGAGGCGGCTTCAGCAACAGAGAGATTCATCGGAACTCGGCTCGCAACGGGCGATCTCGCCCGGAATTGGCCGCCTCATAGCACGAGAGCGGCCTATCGCGAAATCGGCCTATTTGCAGGCGTCCTCGGCCCGCTTGACGATCTGCGAGATGCCGGCGAGCGAATACTTGTCGCTGGTCGCATTGCCGCGCTTCGAGGTGCCCTTGATCTCGAGGCCCGCCCCTTTGCGCAGCGCATCGAGCATGCGGCCTTCCTCGGCCGGATTCTTCAGCCAGACATTCTGGCCCTTGGCGACCAGCGCGAAGCGCTCGGCGCCGATGATCGCCTGATGCTCGACATCTTCCTTGAGGTCGAAATTCATCACCAGGCTGATTTCGTTGCGCACGCCCTCACCCGGGCGGCTGGAGATGAACAGCAGACCTTCGACGTCCTTGAGATTGGCCGGCGTGCGGGTCTCGGCCTTGGACAAAGCGTAGCAGATCTTCGTGCGGCCTTGCTGCGACGAGAAGGCCTGCCATTTGCCGGCGGTTTCGAGCAGCAGTGCTTGGCCCTGCCCTCCGGCCGCAGCCGTCTTGGCCGGCGCTGGCTTGCTGCCGGCGCGCTGGGCCTGTGCCGGGGCGACCGCAAAGGTCAGGGCCGCCAGGCCGAGCAAGGCAGCGGCCAAGGCCGGGCGGCGGGCGGAAGAGGGAGCCGAAATGCGAATCATGGATCGCCAGTAACCAACAAAAACGTTAACGCCGAATGGAGAATGCGCGGGATCGGCGATCCGGACTATCGCAGCGCGACGGATAGAATGTCACGATCCTGGCGAAAATGCGAACGCCCGCCGCAGGTACACCAGCCGGACGACGCCTTCTCCTTCAATAGTTTAGGGTAAGCCCGCACCCGGTTCCGTTCGGCTTCGAGCTGTGCCAGCCTTGTGCAGATGCGAGAGAAACGGCCGGACGGGATGAAGGATCGATGAAGGCGCTGCTCTGCGAAGCCCTCGGACCGGCCGAGACCCTGGTGATCCGCGATCTGCCTGAACCGGAGCCAGGCCCCGGCGAGATCGCGATCCGGGTCAAGGCCGCGGCGCTCAACTTCTTCGACACTCTGGTGATCCAGGGCCGCTACCAGGTGAAGCCGCCGCTGCCCTTCTCGCCCTCGGCCGAATGCGCCGGCGTGGTCAGCGCCGTCGGCGACGGCGTCACGGATTGGCGGGTCGGCGAGCGCGTCGCCGCCTGGCTCGGCCATGGCGCGGCCCGCGAGATCGTCGTCGTTCCGACTGAGGCCGCGATCCAGATTCCCGACAAGCTGAGCGATCACCAGGCCGCCGGCCTTTTCGTCACCTATGGCACCGCCATGCACGGGTTGATCCAGCGCGGTGAGATCAAGCCGGGCGAGACGCTCGCCATTCTCGGCGCCGCGGGCGGTGCCGGCCTCGCCGCGGTCGAGATCGGCGCCCTGCTCGGTGCCAAGGTGATCGCCTGCGCTTCCTCGCCGGACAAACTCGCCCTCGCCCGCGAGCATGGCGCGCAGGAGGGGCTGGACTATGCCGCCGACGACCTCCGGGCTGGCTTGCGGCGTCTTGTTCCCAATGGTCTCGACGCGCTCTACGACACGGTCGGCGGCGAACTCGCCGAACCGGCGCTAAGGTCGATGGGTTGGGGCGGGCGCTATCTCGTCGTCGGCTTTGCCGGCGGCGAGATCCCGAAGATCCCGCTCAACCTCTTGCTGCTGAAGGGATGCGACCTGCGCGGCGTCTTCTGGGGCGACTTCGTCCGGCGCGATCCGGCCGGCCACCGCGCCAATATGGAGCGCCTGCTCGCCTGGGCCGCCGCCGGCAAGATCCGCGCCCATGTCCATGGCGCCTATCCGCTCGAGCAGGCGGCGGAAGCGCTCGCGCTGATCGCCGAGCGCAAGGTCCAGGGCAAGGTCGTGCTGACGCCGTAAACGTCAGAGATCGGCCAGCATCTCCCTGGCCTTGTCGCGATGTTGCTGCGTGATCGAGCCGGCGACGGCGGCGAGAGCCGCCGCGATCACCGCGGCATCGTCGGTGAAGCCGAGCAGCGGCATCACATCGGGGATCGCATCGAGCGGCAGCACGAAATAGCCGAGCGCCGCCAGCAGCGTCAGCTTGACCCGCCGCGGCGTCGAGGGATCGCGTGTGCACACCCAAGCGGCGAGCAGATCCTCGGCGAAGGGGATGCGCTTTACCACCCGCTTCAGCCGCCCGATGAACTCGGAGCCGAAGCGTGCCTCGTCGCGCAGGCTCTTGCGGATCGACGCCATTTCTTCCGCGGTGAAACGCTGTCCGAAGCCGAAGCTGTCGCTCATTCCTCTCTCCCTTGGCGCGCCAGATCTCTAGCCCGCCGTCGACGCAGAAATGTGGCCCCGCATGAAGGGCTGCACAAGGGACCGACTCAGAATCGCACGTCGAACCCTCTTGGATGCCGAGCATCGCGCCTCTAAACCCCATGCAGCAATGTCAAAAGACGCGAGGGACGCCATGAAGCTCGACTCCTCCATCGCCGCCATCGTCACCGGCGGCGCTTCCGGCCTCGGCGAGGGCACGGCGCGCATGCTCGCCAGCCATGGCGTCAAGGTCGCGCTGTTCGACCTGAATGCCGAGCGCGGCGAGGACGTCGCCAGGGAGATCGGCGGCCTGTTCTGCGCCTGCGACGTCACCAGCGAAGAATCGGTCGACGCCGCCCTGAAGAAGGCGCGCGCCGCCCATGGCGTCGCCCGCATCGTCGTCAACTGCGCCGGCATCGCCCCTGGCCGCCGCGTCGTCTCGAAAAAGCGCGACACCGGCGAGCTCGTCGCCCACGACCTCGCCACTTTCGAGAAGGCGGTCGCGATCAACCTGACCGGCACCTTCCGCCTGATCGCCAAATCGGCGGTGGCGCTCGCCGCGCTCGATCCGATCACCGAGGATGGCAGCCGCGGCGTCTTCGTCTGCACGGCGTCCGTCGCCGCCGAAGACGGCCAGATCGGCCAGGCCGCCTATGCCGCCTCCAAGGCAGGCGTCGTCGGCCTGACCCTGCCGGTCGCGCGCGACCTTGCCGGCGTCGGCATCCGCATCGTTACGATCATGCCCGGCCTGTTCGAGACGCCGATGTTCGCCGGCCTGCCGGACGACGCCCGCGCCTCGCTCGCCGTCTCGGTGCCGCACCCCTCGCGCCTCGGCCGGGCCTCGGAATATGCCGCTTTGGTCAAGAGCATCGTCGAGAACGACATGCTGAACGGCACCGCGATCCGCCTCGACGGCGCGATCCGGCTGGCACCGAAGTAAGGCCCCTCCGCGCTGTCATTCCGAGGCGCCGCGTAGCGGTGAACCCGGAATGACAGCGCGGAAGCACTTTACTCAGCACTTTC
This genomic interval from Bosea sp. 29B contains the following:
- a CDS encoding NADPH:quinone oxidoreductase family protein, whose protein sequence is MKALLCEALGPAETLVIRDLPEPEPGPGEIAIRVKAAALNFFDTLVIQGRYQVKPPLPFSPSAECAGVVSAVGDGVTDWRVGERVAAWLGHGAAREIVVVPTEAAIQIPDKLSDHQAAGLFVTYGTAMHGLIQRGEIKPGETLAILGAAGGAGLAAVEIGALLGAKVIACASSPDKLALAREHGAQEGLDYAADDLRAGLRRLVPNGLDALYDTVGGELAEPALRSMGWGGRYLVVGFAGGEIPKIPLNLLLLKGCDLRGVFWGDFVRRDPAGHRANMERLLAWAAAGKIRAHVHGAYPLEQAAEALALIAERKVQGKVVLTP
- a CDS encoding YkvA family protein; amino-acid sequence: MASIRKSLRDEARFGSEFIGRLKRVVKRIPFAEDLLAAWVCTRDPSTPRRVKLTLLAALGYFVLPLDAIPDVMPLLGFTDDAAVIAAALAAVAGSITQQHRDKAREMLADL
- a CDS encoding SDR family NAD(P)-dependent oxidoreductase, giving the protein MKLDSSIAAIVTGGASGLGEGTARMLASHGVKVALFDLNAERGEDVAREIGGLFCACDVTSEESVDAALKKARAAHGVARIVVNCAGIAPGRRVVSKKRDTGELVAHDLATFEKAVAINLTGTFRLIAKSAVALAALDPITEDGSRGVFVCTASVAAEDGQIGQAAYAASKAGVVGLTLPVARDLAGVGIRIVTIMPGLFETPMFAGLPDDARASLAVSVPHPSRLGRASEYAALVKSIVENDMLNGTAIRLDGAIRLAPK